The genomic interval CGTATCTCCAGCCTTTGTTTCAGATTTAATgaacccctcacacacacaacctcacacacacacacacacacacacacacaaagagaactCACGTAACTACTTTTCCTTTTAAGAGTCTTTATTCATCtgtgtagaaaaaaaagacGATAAATGGAATAGCGTTTTGCACCcatttttatgtttatacataagagtgtttttttattatcacatCTGAGGGTGACGTTTTTAAAGGAAAAAGGATTTCTGCACAGAATGAAAGGAAGCTTCAGTgctcttaaaaaaagaaaaagtcaaacaaacaaaaaaccaAATGCAGCAAAATAACCCTAAAAGAAACCACACCGGAGCTCGTCCAATATTCCTGGTACACAGTAACACAGgttggaaaagagaaagagagctgTTGAAAGTAAGAATGGGTTTCATCACTTACaggctctatatatatatatatatatatatatctcactCATCACCATCCCTCCCTCTACGGCGTCAATCTTCAGTTCTCTCtaccctctcctcttcctcttttgaTCTCTGGCTGTTTGTTAGCGTTTTCCTTTGAAGTTCCTCCTCCCTTAAAGTGTATTAGTGGGGTCAGTGAGAGGCAGACAGAAAGCAGGTGCTGCTTCCTCCTTCATGCAGTGTGtacatgtttgtttgtctgttgaaCTGCACAGTGTCGCGTTCAGGCTGTGATCGCTGTTCACAGGACTGTGTCTGTGTATGCTGTACTACGGCCTATAAAACTGGGCGACTTAAGTAAAGGATTGCAAGACTTCTATTCAGtagaatgtaaaataaaaaatgttgtaatAAATGGAACGTGTGTTTGTTTAACTTTGCCCAATAAAAACACGTACTTTTCATCACCAAATGCATCAAAGCAAGTTTGAAATTTCaagttttaattttactttgacTCCAAATACTCCAAATTAAAATGCCCTCTTGTAGGATGGGGTAATATGATGACAGATACTGTGAGACAATACAGATCTGTGTGGCTGTGTGATTCATCTGCCAATTATCGTTTCAATGAATTGATTAAAAATGTCAATCACAGCAATTTACTGCCCGGGGGGGTGATGTCTTTTAAATTACGTGATTCATCCAACAAGACATAAAGATTTTCAGTTTACCATCACATAAGACGAAGAAGTACTCACAATTGGGAAGCTGAAACAAGGAAATATTTAGCATTGTTGCTTAGAAAATTACTTTAATGATTAAtcatttatcaaaatagttgcagattaatttgtCTGTGGATTGATTTAACAGACTAATCGTTTAGTTTCGTGGAAGCCTGGTTGTATACGGCCAATctgttacaaataaaaaaagcaactaATTTTTGGCAACATTGGAATTTCATATGATTtttgtagggctgccccctcttagtcgattaatcaactaatcggtcatttttgtcttagttgactaagatttctttagtcgattagtcgtttttatgctgaatgactcactgattctttgtggagaaactcagtttacAATCTGTCGATTAAATGATTTAATCTGTCGATTACATTATTAAATTTAACGATTGACGACTAATCGATGAGTTTATGTAAATCAACTCATCGATTTGTCGACAATATCGTAAAAtcgttagttgactaagattttctttggtcgaggacaaccCTAGATTTTTTGCATCAATGTGATGAATTACTATAATTTGATTATAATCAGTTTCCcaatcaatatactgtatccCAAGTactatgtcccaatacatataAATACCACAAGATAAAATTACATGTACTATGATTGATGATTTTATCCATATTGCCCACTCCTACTCTcttgttttttaaactttaaataccaataaaaacaGTTACAACCACAACTTTTTGAATGAGATTGAAACAATAGATTGTTATGAGTGAATTATAGCAAAAATGAATTAGACCAGAATAGTTCTGACTTCCACCAAAACATTATTAGCTGCTAAAACTTCTTTTTCAATGAAGAAGGTTTATCCAGGCTCTGGATGATAATGGGTTACTATTATAAGATGTGCGATTAGGATTCTTTCACATCCTTTGCAAAGGTAATTTAATAATGAGACCAGACCACAATAGAAATTGGGTACATGCCTTTTCTTAATTCTGATGGGGAGATTTTTAATAGCCGTTCTTCTCCAGCTACTCATTTGTCCTGCGGTCTTTGTAATTATTTGATTGTCTTCCCTGTGTTGTCCTACAAACATTGGCATGTAAACGGGTCGGTGTTATGATGAAGATACATGACGCATAAGGAAATGATCACAAGAAACTGAAACGATCAGTCCTTTAAGGACATGTGCAGCAGGTATTTGCTGAGTgcagtagtgatagtagtggaTACACTGTAGGTAACACTTGAGACATTTTTtggatgatgatgtcacattaTTCCAGTTGTCACCCCTCTTCTTTACCCCGCCCGCACCCTTCTCCATCCcccatcttcttctccttttgtCTGCTTTTTTACCTCCCACCGCTGCATTTGTCACACGCCCTTTTTTCACTTATCTTCCTTTTTTCTGTCCTCGCTCTCTGTCTTAAGCAAACACACCTCTCTCTGTGCCTCCATCCCCCAAAACAGCAccccactctccctctctctccttgtctTATTTTCTGTTCTaaccatccatctatccatcaccCCCGCACacactctctcgctctctctctccctctcattaGTCTCCCCATGCTGTGGTTTGTGTCTCCCGTCTCTGTCAGAACTGTTATCACTGCTGTCAGCTCCCTTGGCGAGAACAAAGTCGTCCTCTGCTCACGGCACCACAAAAGACACGAGAGAAATAAAAGGAAAGAGAGCctcagccaaaaaaaaaagaaaaagaggctGAAAGGAGGAAAAATTAAAAAGGAGGGGAGTAAACTAGAGGAAAAGGAGGGGGCTAGGAACACATCTTTTCATGTCAACCATGATGCATTGTCATCTGTGGGTTATAACAACCATTGATTTCTCCCTCTGTCATCCCTTTTATCTATACAGCACAGAGCTTACAGTTGGTAGGAAGATACGAGAGCTATCTCTATACACATCAAGTGCCTTTTCctcatattataaatatatctCCTGCTAAATCAGCTAAGCCTAGTATATCAACCTCAAATAAGTTACTGTGTATTATTATGAGCTGAGAAGAACAGTAGGTTTGAAAGACACTGAGATATCCAAAAGAGAAAACCATTTATAACTAGAAGTAGCGCTGAAAGAAGGACCTGCTGTATAatgtagtatacagtagtagaGTATAGTAGGACTTCTGTCACTCAATAGCAATGTCCAATCAACATAGCAGTCTTTTCTACTTAGcaaaccaatcagaattgaacCAGCAGAGGCACAGAGGGTACTTTGGAAACCAAGGACAAAATCGCCACCAGCCAAGGGGTCGTCATCACAGAAATGGCGCCTGGCGTTCGTGGCCTAGGGAGCGTGTCCCTGTATCATCACGTGTAGGCATAATCTATGTCGGGGATGCCACCCTCTCTGTAGCCACGGTTGGTACCGTAAGTGACGTGATGGTGGCTGGTTTGGCTGAGGATGGTGCCGTTGAGGCTGCCGGCTCCGTGGGTGCTCCGGTAGGTCCCGTTAGgttgggaggaagaggaagaagaggggaaaATGGTGTGGATGTAGGTGACATCCTCCAGCTTAGGCTGCAGGGGCTGGTGGGCCATAGCTGTCATCTGAAACCCTGCCGGAGGGGCCCTGATCTCTAAGATGGAAGTGTCTTTCTTGGTGCCGGACTCTACATAGTCATCGTAAGTTTTTCCCCCCCGGCCCCTGCTGTACGTGCCTGTGTCCCCAGACACGTAACTTGTTCTCTGTCCATACCAGCAGAAGATGCCAAAGATTAACAGCAGGCTTACTAACGCTGTGGCACCCCCTATGATCCCAGCCAATGGCAGGACTGTTAGTTCTGAGTCCTGTCCCTCTTTATCCGACCCATCCCCTCCCGCGCTGACCAGAGCCTCTCCGGTCTCTATCTGAGCGCAGGACGGGGCCGAGTCTTTACTGTCCGTGTCCATGCTGCCGACTCGAGATGAACCCATGCTGGAACCCCCAAAAGGGGATTCCTGTCGTAATGGCAGTAGACAGATGAGGTAATGGGAGCGAGGGGTGAGCTGGGTAAGGAGGTACTGCCTCCTCTCTCCAGGTACCAGAGTCTCTGTTATCGAACCAAGAGCTGCGCTGCTACCCAACCTCAGCCACGACAGGCGGAAAGAGGGTGCCGGCTCAGGGCACAGCCAGCTCACCAGTACACTGTCCGAAGAGAGAGGTTTTACAGTCAGCTCAAGGGCCTCTCCAGATACCTGCCCCCCTTCACCGGGAGGCAGAGGCATAACAAGGCCCGGCCTTGGCTTGGCTCGCAGGGTGAAGAGGGAGCCTTGTGTGGGGACCAGCAGAGAGGCAGTGGTGGTGCTGCCATGGGGGACTGAAGCCACTGCTTGGCCCCCTCCAATACCATCTTCACCTCCTCCGTCTCTTTCTGCCGGGTTCACCCCCATTCCTGTACTGGGACCAGGAGGGGGGCCTTCACACTGCTCCATCAGGGAGGATAGTTCTCTGAGGGCCTGGCCCCTTACAGGCTCGGGCCCCTGACAGGTCAGACCTCTGACTGTCACCGCTGCCCCCCGGCTGTGCAGCCATGCGTGGAGCCAGCGAAGGTTGCAGCCGCAGT from Sebastes fasciatus isolate fSebFas1 chromosome 10, fSebFas1.pri, whole genome shotgun sequence carries:
- the flrt1b gene encoding leucine-rich repeat transmembrane protein FLRT1 — translated: MAAESLAELRDWLFLLLLCLTLLAEVLELAAAAIAMETGEGDEGIVCPSVCRCDEGFVYCNDRGLSIIPPLPLMAAILYLQSNRLSNAGLPPSLERSTSIRVIYLYANQLDEFPIHLPPSLRELHLQDNNIRTLPRSALAKLPLLERLHLDDNSISTVSIQERAFSGTPRLRLLFLSRNHLSSIPAGLPASLEELRLDDNRISTIPTHAFRGLSSLRRLVLDGNLLANTRIADDTFTRLSNLTELSLVRNALQSPPVYLPSAHLVRLHLQDNGMTHIPRGALDGMRRLQRLDLSGNNLTTLPRGLLKDTESLELLLLRGNPWYCGCNLRWLHAWLHSRGAAVTVRGLTCQGPEPVRGQALRELSSLMEQCEGPPPGPSTGMGVNPAERDGGGEDGIGGGQAVASVPHGSTTTASLLVPTQGSLFTLRAKPRPGLVMPLPPGEGGQVSGEALELTVKPLSSDSVLVSWLCPEPAPSFRLSWLRLGSSAALGSITETLVPGERRQYLLTQLTPRSHYLICLLPLRQESPFGGSSMGSSRVGSMDTDSKDSAPSCAQIETGEALVSAGGDGSDKEGQDSELTVLPLAGIIGGATALVSLLLIFGIFCWYGQRTSYVSGDTGTYSRGRGGKTYDDYVESGTKKDTSILEIRAPPAGFQMTAMAHQPLQPKLEDVTYIHTIFPSSSSSSQPNGTYRSTHGAGSLNGTILSQTSHHHVTYGTNRGYREGGIPDIDYAYT